The Leucobacter chromiiresistens genome has a window encoding:
- a CDS encoding 6-phosphofructokinase, with protein MRIGVLCSGGDSPGMNAAIRGAVLRGVEVHGFEMVGFMDGWRGFHEDDRVPLDRAAVRGISPLGGVILGTSRVQPFVSGRGDEADIRVIRERVDAYGLDAFLLIGGNGTQTVAQMLTDHGIPAIGLPKTIDNDLSGTDYTFGFDTAVSIASEAIDRLRTTGDSHRRCMVLEVMGRDAGWIALHAGMAGGAQVTLVPEFPESIEQISEWVLSVRDRGRSSLVVVAEGFRLAGDAAQTTRDGLDGFGRKRLGGVAEVLAPLIEQHTGIETRATVLGHVQRGGSPTAFDRVLATRTGIAAADAAQAGQWGTMAGLRGDRIAMVPLAEAVGHLKTVPEARYEEARLNFG; from the coding sequence ATGCGCATTGGTGTCCTGTGCTCAGGGGGAGACAGCCCCGGAATGAACGCCGCGATCCGCGGCGCGGTGCTCCGCGGCGTCGAGGTCCACGGCTTCGAGATGGTCGGCTTCATGGACGGCTGGCGCGGCTTCCACGAGGACGACCGGGTGCCCCTCGACCGCGCCGCGGTGCGCGGCATCTCACCGCTCGGCGGCGTGATCCTCGGCACGAGCCGGGTGCAGCCGTTCGTCTCGGGGCGGGGCGACGAGGCCGACATCCGGGTGATCCGCGAGCGCGTCGACGCATACGGCCTCGACGCCTTCCTGCTGATCGGCGGCAACGGCACGCAGACCGTTGCGCAGATGCTCACGGACCACGGCATCCCCGCCATCGGGCTCCCGAAGACCATCGACAACGACCTCAGCGGAACCGACTACACGTTCGGCTTCGACACCGCCGTCTCGATCGCCTCCGAGGCGATCGACCGCCTGCGCACCACCGGCGACTCGCACCGGCGCTGCATGGTGCTCGAGGTCATGGGCCGCGATGCCGGGTGGATCGCGCTGCACGCGGGCATGGCCGGCGGCGCGCAGGTCACCCTCGTTCCCGAGTTCCCCGAGTCGATCGAGCAGATCAGCGAGTGGGTGCTGAGCGTGCGCGACCGCGGCCGGTCATCGCTCGTAGTGGTAGCCGAGGGCTTCCGGCTCGCGGGCGACGCCGCGCAGACCACGCGCGACGGGCTCGACGGGTTCGGTCGCAAGCGGCTCGGCGGGGTGGCCGAGGTGCTCGCGCCGCTCATCGAGCAGCACACGGGCATCGAGACCCGCGCGACCGTGCTCGGGCACGTGCAGCGGGGCGGATCGCCCACCGCCTTCGACCGCGTGCTCGCCACCCGCACGGGCATCGCCGCCGCCGACGCCGCGCAGGCGGGGCAGTGGGGCACCATGGCGGGGCTGCGGGGCGACCGCATCGCGATGGTGCCGCTCGCCGAAGCCGTCGGGCACCTCAAGACGGTGCCGGAGGCGCGCTACGAAGAGGCCCGACTCAACTTCGGCTGA
- the manA gene encoding mannose-6-phosphate isomerase, class I: MLIFIENTPRAYAWGSTEALPDMLGTAPTGEPQAELWLGTHPGSPAQVAKATPVQHTLIDLVESDPERYGVDGGPLPFLLKVLAIGAPLSLQVHPNREQAAAGFAAEERAGVPRDARERNYCDPTHKPELLVALTEVTALSGFRDLALAREDLLLLAAAARELGLAPGAAGFERAACRLVGRDAGELRRDFLTWVFSREPAVGDALACLVEVLAAAESGVLGFWERALEEGAVDPDRLAALRALAAAHPGDPGVLVSLLLHLVRLAPGEAIYLGAGQIHAYLSGVAVEVMASSDNVLRAGLTQKHVDIDELCRIVDTGELADPRFPAERLGSGVLAWRPAVPEFQLVRARVREAEAEAGSGYAASEAATRVDLPAHAPVVLVVTAGKVRIERPDAQPAEVVSARRGQSLYVSAGEPICITGHGEVFLATVGVGER; this comes from the coding sequence GTGCTGATCTTCATCGAGAACACCCCGCGCGCGTACGCCTGGGGGTCGACCGAGGCGCTCCCCGACATGCTCGGCACGGCCCCGACGGGCGAGCCGCAGGCGGAGCTCTGGCTCGGCACGCATCCGGGCAGCCCGGCCCAGGTGGCGAAGGCGACCCCGGTGCAGCACACGCTCATCGACCTCGTCGAGAGCGATCCCGAGCGCTACGGCGTCGATGGCGGCCCGCTCCCGTTCCTGCTGAAGGTGCTCGCGATCGGCGCGCCGCTGTCGTTGCAGGTGCACCCGAATCGCGAGCAGGCGGCGGCCGGATTCGCCGCGGAGGAGCGGGCGGGCGTGCCGCGCGATGCCCGCGAGCGCAACTACTGCGATCCGACGCACAAGCCGGAGCTGCTGGTCGCGCTGACCGAGGTGACGGCGCTGAGCGGGTTCCGCGATCTGGCGCTCGCCCGCGAGGATCTGCTGCTGCTGGCGGCCGCCGCCCGCGAGCTCGGCCTCGCACCGGGGGCGGCGGGGTTCGAGCGCGCCGCCTGCCGACTGGTCGGGCGCGACGCGGGCGAGCTGCGACGCGACTTCCTGACCTGGGTGTTCAGCCGCGAGCCGGCGGTCGGCGACGCCCTGGCGTGTCTCGTGGAGGTGCTCGCGGCCGCGGAGTCGGGCGTGCTCGGGTTCTGGGAGCGCGCGCTCGAAGAGGGTGCGGTCGATCCGGATCGCCTCGCCGCGCTCCGCGCCCTCGCCGCGGCGCATCCGGGCGACCCGGGGGTGCTCGTCTCGCTGCTGCTGCACCTCGTGCGGCTCGCACCGGGGGAGGCGATCTACCTGGGCGCGGGGCAGATCCACGCCTACCTCTCGGGCGTCGCCGTCGAGGTGATGGCGTCCTCCGACAACGTCTTGCGCGCGGGCCTCACGCAGAAGCACGTCGACATCGACGAGCTGTGCCGCATCGTCGACACGGGAGAGCTCGCCGACCCCCGCTTCCCGGCCGAGCGCCTCGGCAGCGGGGTGCTCGCGTGGCGCCCCGCGGTGCCCGAGTTCCAGCTCGTGCGCGCCCGCGTGCGCGAGGCCGAGGCGGAGGCGGGCAGCGGCTACGCGGCGTCGGAGGCCGCCACCCGCGTCGATCTCCCGGCGCACGCCCCCGTCGTGCTCGTCGTGACCGCCGGCAAGGTGCGCATCGAGCGCCCCGATGCGCAGCCCGCCGAGGTGGTGAGCGCGCGCCGGGGCCAGTCGCTGTACGTGTCGGCCGGCGAGCCGATCTGCATCACCGGGCACGGGGAGGTCTTCCTCGCGACCGTGGGAGTCGGCGAGCGCTGA
- a CDS encoding bifunctional riboflavin kinase/FAD synthetase yields the protein MQIIESLDAIRPADFASGSCVAIGKFDGLHLGHQAILERMRTAARSSGARSVAFTFANHPLSYLRPEACPRPLMSRAQRLEAIAGLGLDACVMVEFDEAFASIPAEEFVVDVLVGRLNAKHVLMGADFRFGHRGSGDGALLRALGERHGFTAEVLDWVEDDEAGQVSSSRIREALLAGDVEGAGRMTGRPVAVRGEVVHGDARGRELGFPTANLGGVIEGLVPADGVYAGWAVLDGVSHPAAISVGNNPTFTPDEVSRVEAYLLDFSDDIYGRTLEIRFAHRLRGMERFDGLDALVVQMHADVARARELLGA from the coding sequence ATGCAGATCATCGAATCGCTCGACGCGATCCGCCCCGCCGATTTCGCGTCCGGCAGCTGCGTCGCCATCGGCAAGTTCGACGGCCTCCATCTCGGGCACCAGGCGATCCTCGAGCGCATGCGCACCGCCGCCCGCTCCTCGGGCGCGCGCAGCGTCGCCTTCACCTTCGCGAACCACCCGCTCAGCTACCTGCGCCCCGAGGCCTGCCCCCGTCCGCTCATGAGTCGCGCGCAGCGGCTGGAGGCGATCGCGGGTCTCGGCCTCGACGCGTGCGTGATGGTCGAGTTCGACGAGGCGTTCGCGTCGATCCCTGCCGAGGAGTTCGTCGTCGACGTGCTCGTGGGGCGGCTCAACGCGAAGCACGTGCTCATGGGCGCCGACTTCCGCTTCGGGCACCGCGGCTCGGGCGACGGTGCGCTGCTGCGCGCACTCGGCGAGCGGCACGGCTTCACCGCCGAGGTGCTCGACTGGGTCGAGGACGACGAGGCGGGTCAGGTGTCGTCCTCCCGCATCCGCGAGGCGCTGCTCGCGGGCGACGTGGAGGGGGCCGGGCGCATGACGGGCCGCCCCGTCGCGGTGCGCGGCGAGGTGGTGCACGGCGACGCGCGCGGGCGGGAGCTCGGGTTCCCCACCGCGAATCTGGGCGGGGTCATCGAGGGGCTGGTGCCCGCCGACGGAGTGTACGCGGGCTGGGCCGTGCTCGACGGCGTCTCGCATCCCGCCGCGATCTCGGTCGGCAACAATCCGACGTTCACGCCCGACGAGGTCTCGCGCGTCGAGGCGTACCTCCTCGACTTCTCGGACGACATCTACGGTCGCACGCTCGAGATCCGCTTCGCGCACCGCCTGCGCGGCATGGAGCGGTTCGACGGCCTCGACGCGCTCGTCGTGCAGATGCACGCCGACGTGGCGCGGGCGCGGGAGCTGCTCGGGGCCTGA
- a CDS encoding DEAD/DEAH box helicase — MASTTATRQPQTKSGAQRGQSRSNGRRKHTHNEGIIPLLARAVREVEASAQRGKATPANRTKFHVIALLMREERARVKTDEQVSDAERAETLKRLDGVASILAKTAARDTSLITLLEPTAPITDATRLLKRKMLTQAGIELPEEEKAAPEPARAIVPPELAERQVEPAGIESRMRANPFLKPDLAPPKQPTPVVRLANWELLGPLLKSFEQGGGGSACMELPEPPVPDRLAPAGRELMPHQARFLASVRDGHRSFLLADEPGLGKTAQSVLAASVADAYPLLVVVPNVVKMNWAREVERWTPQRRVTVIHGDGNDVDAFADVFIVNYDILDRHLSWISDFGFAGMVVDEAHMIKNVQSQRSRNVLAISERIRERTPGVSPLLIALTGTPLINDIDDFRAIWRFLGWTESDKPGPELMAQLENNGWTPADAAFYPEARQSVIDMGIVRRRKIDVAADLPAKRVVDLPVELDDELGRGIRDAEAQLAKKLLDRFRAVKRGKLGEKLDDAAIIRMVASQELEESHASADGLNVFTMVRQIGQAKAQLAADYAVQLARSVGKVVFFAKHIDVMDRVERQLADAGLKTVSIRGDQTAAFRQEQIDAFNQDPDVSVAVCSLTAAGVGVNLQASSNVVLAELSWTDAEQTQAIDRVHRIGQEEPVTAWRIVAAQTIDAKIAELIDGKAGLAARALDGAAAPAEDADSVQLLALVSVLAQAVEREGA, encoded by the coding sequence TTGGCATCCACCACTGCCACGCGTCAGCCCCAGACGAAGAGCGGCGCGCAGCGCGGCCAGTCGCGCTCGAACGGTCGCCGCAAGCACACGCACAACGAGGGCATCATCCCGCTGCTCGCCCGCGCCGTACGCGAGGTCGAGGCGTCTGCGCAGCGCGGCAAGGCGACGCCCGCGAACCGCACCAAATTCCACGTGATCGCGCTGCTGATGCGCGAGGAGCGCGCCCGCGTCAAGACCGACGAGCAGGTCAGCGACGCGGAGCGGGCCGAGACCCTGAAGCGCCTCGACGGCGTCGCCTCGATCCTCGCGAAGACCGCGGCCCGCGACACGAGCCTCATCACGCTGCTCGAGCCGACCGCGCCGATCACCGACGCGACGCGACTGCTGAAGCGCAAGATGCTGACGCAGGCCGGCATCGAACTGCCCGAGGAGGAGAAGGCGGCGCCCGAGCCCGCTCGCGCGATCGTGCCCCCCGAGCTGGCCGAGCGGCAGGTGGAGCCCGCGGGCATCGAATCGCGCATGCGCGCGAACCCGTTCCTCAAGCCCGATCTCGCGCCGCCGAAGCAGCCCACCCCGGTCGTGCGACTCGCGAACTGGGAGCTGCTCGGGCCGCTGCTCAAGTCGTTCGAGCAGGGCGGCGGCGGCTCGGCCTGCATGGAGCTCCCGGAGCCCCCGGTGCCGGATCGCCTCGCCCCCGCCGGGCGTGAGCTCATGCCGCACCAGGCGCGCTTCCTCGCGAGCGTGCGCGACGGCCACCGCAGCTTCCTGCTCGCCGACGAGCCGGGCCTCGGCAAGACCGCGCAGTCGGTGCTCGCCGCCTCCGTCGCCGACGCCTACCCGCTGCTCGTCGTGGTGCCCAACGTGGTGAAGATGAACTGGGCGCGCGAGGTCGAGCGGTGGACGCCGCAGCGGCGCGTCACCGTGATCCACGGCGACGGCAACGACGTCGACGCGTTCGCCGACGTGTTCATCGTGAACTACGACATCCTCGACCGGCACCTCAGCTGGATCTCCGACTTCGGCTTCGCGGGCATGGTCGTCGACGAGGCGCACATGATCAAGAACGTGCAGTCGCAGCGATCCCGCAACGTGCTCGCGATCTCGGAGCGCATCCGCGAGCGCACCCCCGGGGTGTCGCCGCTGCTCATCGCGCTGACCGGCACGCCGCTCATCAACGACATCGACGACTTCCGGGCGATCTGGCGCTTCCTCGGCTGGACCGAGAGCGACAAGCCGGGGCCCGAGCTCATGGCGCAGCTCGAGAACAACGGGTGGACGCCCGCCGACGCGGCGTTCTACCCGGAGGCGCGCCAGAGCGTCATCGACATGGGCATCGTGCGGCGCCGCAAGATCGACGTCGCCGCCGACCTGCCGGCGAAGCGCGTCGTCGACCTGCCGGTCGAACTGGACGACGAGCTCGGGCGCGGCATCCGCGACGCGGAGGCGCAGCTCGCGAAGAAGCTGCTCGACCGGTTCCGCGCGGTGAAGCGCGGCAAGCTCGGCGAGAAGCTCGACGACGCCGCGATCATCCGCATGGTCGCCTCGCAGGAGCTCGAGGAGTCGCACGCCTCCGCCGACGGTCTCAACGTGTTCACGATGGTGCGCCAGATCGGTCAGGCGAAGGCGCAGCTCGCCGCCGACTACGCGGTGCAGCTCGCACGTTCGGTCGGCAAGGTCGTGTTCTTCGCGAAGCACATCGACGTGATGGATCGGGTCGAGCGCCAGCTCGCCGACGCCGGGCTCAAGACGGTGTCGATCCGCGGCGACCAGACCGCGGCGTTCCGCCAGGAGCAGATCGACGCCTTCAACCAGGATCCCGACGTCTCGGTCGCGGTCTGCTCGCTGACCGCCGCCGGCGTGGGCGTCAACCTGCAGGCGTCGTCGAACGTGGTGCTCGCCGAGCTCAGCTGGACGGACGCCGAGCAGACGCAGGCCATCGACCGCGTGCACCGCATCGGCCAGGAGGAGCCCGTCACCGCGTGGCGCATCGTCGCCGCGCAGACGATCGACGCCAAGATCGCGGAGCTCATCGACGGCAAGGCGGGCCTCGCCGCTCGCGCGCTCGACGGAGCGGCCGCCCCCGCGGAGGATGCGGATTCGGTGCAGCTGCTCGCGCTCGTCAGCGTGCTCGCGCAGGCGGTGGAGCGCGAGGGCGCGTAG
- a CDS encoding HNH endonuclease signature motif containing protein — MEAEPFFPDPQGAELDAVVTAIAAVEREIRGLEGRKRALLARVRQVSDAVCAAEGRTGRAAELVHRAASAEVGFALGIADRSAEALIERSHDLCTRFAGAHAALASGRISVAHASAIADAGLIIARPVAREAYTRAAVEVAEAETPNRARRAAKVLAERFAERTLDERCARAAEARRVWVTPLDDGMAELHAVVDAALAAALHDRLTRIARVQVDADAAAAATGESGERDVGGVVPRTLDQARADLCTELLLNGDPSQAWRAHGGVSGERIDARVQVIVPVSALTEDAPAVGAPATHTGLPAPAMLSGYGAIGADRARLLAGLSRSWDRVAVDHATGEVLAVDRYRPSEELLRYLRARDQHCRFPGCQIVPFRADVDHTHDAARGGATSVVNLAVLCRRHHTMKHHAGIEMTQHPDGSIDWATPLGRRKRERPPSRVMFGPVADAGGGAEVSQHEQSAAA, encoded by the coding sequence ATGGAGGCCGAACCGTTCTTTCCCGACCCGCAGGGCGCCGAGCTCGATGCGGTCGTGACGGCGATCGCCGCGGTCGAACGGGAGATCCGCGGTCTCGAGGGTCGCAAGCGGGCGCTGCTCGCGCGGGTGCGGCAGGTCTCCGATGCGGTGTGCGCAGCTGAGGGCCGCACCGGGCGAGCCGCCGAACTGGTGCACCGCGCGGCCTCGGCCGAGGTGGGGTTCGCGCTCGGCATCGCCGATCGCAGCGCGGAGGCCCTGATCGAGCGGTCGCACGATCTGTGCACGCGGTTCGCGGGGGCCCACGCCGCACTCGCGTCAGGGCGCATCTCGGTCGCGCACGCCTCCGCCATCGCCGACGCCGGGCTGATCATCGCGCGCCCGGTCGCTCGTGAGGCGTACACGCGGGCAGCCGTGGAGGTCGCGGAGGCCGAGACGCCGAACCGGGCGCGTCGGGCCGCGAAGGTGCTCGCGGAGCGGTTCGCCGAGCGAACGCTCGACGAACGATGCGCGCGTGCCGCCGAAGCGCGACGGGTGTGGGTGACGCCGCTCGACGACGGGATGGCGGAGCTGCACGCGGTCGTCGACGCGGCGCTCGCCGCGGCCCTGCACGACCGTCTGACGCGGATCGCGCGGGTGCAGGTAGACGCCGATGCGGCGGCGGCTGCTACAGGCGAGAGCGGTGAGCGTGACGTCGGCGGGGTCGTGCCGCGCACGCTCGATCAGGCGCGGGCCGACCTCTGCACGGAGCTGCTGCTGAACGGCGACCCGTCGCAGGCGTGGCGCGCGCACGGCGGGGTGAGTGGCGAGCGGATCGATGCGCGGGTGCAGGTGATCGTGCCGGTGAGCGCTCTGACCGAGGATGCCCCCGCGGTGGGCGCCCCCGCCACGCATACCGGCCTCCCGGCGCCGGCGATGCTCAGCGGGTACGGTGCGATCGGCGCGGACCGCGCGCGGCTGCTCGCGGGTCTCTCCCGGAGCTGGGACCGAGTCGCCGTCGACCACGCGACGGGCGAGGTGCTCGCCGTGGATCGCTACCGGCCCTCCGAGGAGCTGCTCCGCTACCTCCGTGCGCGGGATCAGCACTGCCGGTTCCCGGGTTGCCAGATCGTGCCGTTCCGCGCAGACGTCGACCACACGCACGACGCGGCCCGGGGAGGAGCGACCTCAGTCGTCAATCTGGCGGTGCTGTGCCGACGCCACCACACGATGAAGCACCACGCGGGCATCGAGATGACGCAGCACCCCGACGGTTCGATCGACTGGGCGACGCCGCTGGGGCGCCGAAAACGGGAGCGGCCGCCATCCCGGGTGATGTTCGGCCCCGTCGCAGACGCCGGTGGCGGCGCGGAGGTCTCGCAGCACGAGCAGAGCGCGGCGGCCTGA
- a CDS encoding glycosyltransferase yields the protein MPTILQNVVFPVAKDPDMLPLYADAETWTTVRNRPVRLSENAHIDHVLSRDSMRVRSGHRVSFASYFNAFPAAYWQHWTVVDRVRLELTTQGPGTIIVYRSNASGVQQRVDSCAVTGEATSTFDLPLRSFSDGGWYWFDLIASTEDLELQGGRWSTDAQPVETGKLSLGMTTYNKPDYCVGTLRNVAENPGLLDGIDRIFLVDQGTQKVRDEAGFDEVAAALGEKLQVIEQGNLGGSGGFARSMAETLEREDSDFLLLLDDDVEFEAESALRALQFGRFSRTPVIVGGHMFDLLDKPVLHAWAEVVRPGPFLWGPSFEEQHRHDFRKRNLRQTPWMHARLDADYNGWWMCMIPKKIIAEIGLSLPVFIKWDDAEYGLRARSAGYRTVSMPGVALWHVSWIDKDDSQDWQAFFHTRNRIIAGLLHSDQPGSGKLLQNSGRQDIKKLLNMQYYATQLAVDGMRSVLRGPSGLHEDLPKDMPAARARAADFPETHVYRSGDPDTPYARGGRALPLLKKPKDYPTGLRLGAFTARMIPVHWRRTVSEHDAQAPELEYAKVDALWWRIPRHSSVLIGAADGSGKMWYRHDRAKFRRLLKESRDLVREIEKNWDRLAAEYRAALPQITSAEEWRRTFEGR from the coding sequence ATGCCGACCATCCTGCAGAACGTCGTGTTCCCCGTCGCCAAAGACCCGGACATGCTGCCGCTCTACGCGGACGCCGAGACCTGGACCACGGTGCGCAACCGGCCCGTGCGCCTCAGCGAGAACGCGCACATCGACCACGTGCTCTCCCGCGACAGCATGCGCGTGCGCTCGGGGCACCGCGTCTCGTTCGCGAGCTACTTCAACGCGTTCCCGGCGGCGTACTGGCAGCACTGGACGGTCGTCGACCGGGTGCGGCTCGAGCTGACCACGCAGGGCCCCGGCACGATCATCGTGTACCGCTCGAACGCGTCGGGCGTGCAGCAGCGCGTCGACTCGTGCGCGGTGACCGGGGAGGCGACCTCCACGTTCGATCTCCCCCTGCGCTCCTTCAGCGACGGCGGCTGGTACTGGTTCGATCTCATCGCGAGCACCGAGGATCTCGAGCTGCAGGGCGGCCGCTGGTCGACCGACGCTCAGCCGGTGGAGACGGGCAAGCTCAGCCTGGGCATGACCACGTACAACAAGCCCGACTACTGCGTCGGCACGCTCCGCAACGTCGCCGAGAACCCCGGGCTGCTCGACGGGATCGATCGCATCTTCCTGGTCGATCAGGGCACGCAGAAGGTGCGCGACGAGGCCGGGTTCGACGAGGTGGCGGCGGCGCTCGGCGAGAAGCTGCAGGTCATCGAGCAGGGCAACCTGGGCGGCTCGGGCGGGTTCGCGCGCTCGATGGCCGAGACGCTGGAGCGGGAGGACAGCGACTTCCTGCTCCTGCTCGACGACGATGTGGAGTTCGAGGCGGAGAGCGCGCTCCGCGCCCTGCAGTTCGGCCGTTTCAGCCGCACGCCGGTGATCGTGGGCGGCCACATGTTCGATCTGCTCGACAAGCCCGTGCTGCACGCCTGGGCCGAGGTGGTACGGCCAGGCCCCTTCCTCTGGGGTCCCTCGTTCGAGGAGCAGCACCGCCACGACTTCCGCAAGCGCAATCTGCGGCAGACCCCGTGGATGCACGCGCGTCTCGACGCCGACTACAACGGCTGGTGGATGTGCATGATCCCGAAGAAGATCATCGCCGAGATCGGCCTGTCGCTGCCGGTGTTCATCAAGTGGGACGACGCGGAGTACGGCCTGCGCGCCCGCTCCGCCGGCTACCGCACGGTGTCGATGCCCGGCGTGGCCCTCTGGCACGTCTCCTGGATCGACAAGGACGACTCGCAGGACTGGCAGGCGTTCTTCCACACCCGCAACCGCATCATCGCCGGCCTGCTGCACTCCGACCAGCCGGGCAGCGGCAAGCTGCTGCAGAACAGCGGCCGGCAAGACATCAAGAAGCTGCTGAACATGCAGTACTACGCGACGCAGCTCGCGGTCGACGGCATGCGCTCGGTGCTGCGGGGCCCGAGCGGTCTCCATGAGGATCTGCCGAAGGACATGCCCGCGGCCCGGGCCCGGGCGGCCGATTTCCCCGAGACGCACGTGTACCGCTCCGGCGATCCCGATACGCCGTACGCGCGCGGCGGTCGCGCGCTCCCGCTGCTCAAGAAGCCGAAGGACTATCCGACGGGTCTCCGTCTCGGCGCGTTCACCGCGCGCATGATCCCGGTCCACTGGCGGCGCACCGTGAGCGAGCACGACGCGCAGGCGCCCGAGCTGGAGTACGCGAAGGTGGACGCGCTGTGGTGGCGCATTCCGCGCCACTCGAGCGTGCTCATCGGGGCCGCCGACGGCAGCGGCAAGATGTGGTACCGCCACGATCGGGCGAAGTTCCGCCGCCTGCTGAAGGAGTCGCGCGACCTGGTGCGCGAGATCGAGAAGAACTGGGATCGCCTCGCCGCCGAGTATCGCGCGGCACTGCCGCAGATCACCTCGGCCGAGGAGTGGAGGCGCACCTTCGAGGGCCGCTGA
- a CDS encoding O-antigen ligase family protein, translating into MSESKTRLGVSAFAICVFILALGSNGVRNLVGWAGFLGLAAALVVWGIVIFVRERPERFRWYRLPAPLYWFLGLAILSILWSQYRFESVLGVLGQLATTLLAVVIAFVLSWHEVLRTLGTALRYLIGLSLVFELIVAVFVQRPVFQNFIDGFVDVPESGKVPKLLYWSRDLLFAGGPIQGLVASSVLLGFIALLGLIIFGIQLRAGLVRPVRGWFWVVVSFGTILLTRGATVWVALAAVVVGLVLALWARRLGPERRVPLYATGGAVLVAAIGLVLFARDFVFGLLGKSGDLTGRVETWQKVIDLAEQRPWFGWGWVSYWAPWAEPFASLDEKAGIQVMSAHNAWLDVWFQLGIVGLLAFAPLVVLTTWRVWFRAVDPPRRGYGPPLTYATSALWPFLVMIALLVQSLTESRLIIEGNWLLLVLLAVKSRFDFQLPSLEAEPTQLPWRRVPITSETGAVGVQR; encoded by the coding sequence ATGTCGGAGAGCAAGACCAGACTCGGTGTGAGCGCGTTCGCGATCTGCGTCTTCATCCTGGCGCTGGGCAGCAACGGTGTGCGCAATCTCGTCGGATGGGCCGGTTTCCTGGGCCTCGCCGCCGCGCTCGTCGTGTGGGGGATCGTCATCTTCGTGCGCGAGCGACCGGAGCGGTTCCGCTGGTATCGCCTGCCCGCGCCGCTCTACTGGTTCCTCGGCCTCGCGATCCTCTCGATCCTCTGGTCGCAGTACCGCTTCGAGAGCGTGCTCGGCGTGCTCGGGCAGCTCGCCACCACGCTGCTCGCCGTCGTCATCGCCTTCGTGCTGTCGTGGCACGAGGTGCTGCGCACGCTCGGCACCGCGCTGCGGTACCTCATCGGGCTCTCGCTCGTCTTCGAGCTGATCGTCGCGGTCTTCGTGCAGCGCCCCGTCTTCCAGAACTTCATCGACGGCTTCGTCGACGTGCCCGAATCGGGGAAGGTGCCGAAGCTCCTCTACTGGAGCCGCGACCTGCTCTTCGCCGGCGGCCCCATCCAGGGCCTCGTCGCGAGCTCGGTGCTGCTCGGGTTCATCGCCCTGCTCGGGCTCATCATCTTCGGCATCCAGCTGCGCGCCGGTCTCGTGCGCCCCGTACGGGGATGGTTCTGGGTGGTCGTCTCCTTCGGCACGATCCTGCTCACCCGCGGGGCGACCGTCTGGGTCGCGCTCGCCGCGGTGGTGGTCGGGCTGGTCCTCGCCCTGTGGGCCCGCAGGCTCGGGCCCGAGCGCCGCGTGCCGCTCTACGCCACCGGCGGGGCCGTGCTGGTCGCCGCCATCGGGCTCGTGCTGTTCGCGCGCGACTTCGTCTTCGGGCTGCTCGGCAAGAGCGGAGACCTCACCGGCCGCGTCGAGACCTGGCAGAAGGTCATCGACCTGGCGGAGCAGCGCCCCTGGTTCGGCTGGGGCTGGGTGAGCTACTGGGCGCCGTGGGCCGAGCCGTTCGCCTCGCTCGACGAGAAGGCCGGCATCCAGGTGATGAGCGCCCACAACGCGTGGCTCGACGTCTGGTTCCAGCTCGGCATCGTGGGGCTGCTCGCGTTCGCCCCGCTGGTCGTGCTCACCACGTGGCGCGTCTGGTTCCGCGCCGTCGACCCGCCGCGGCGCGGCTACGGGCCGCCGCTGACCTACGCGACCAGTGCGCTCTGGCCGTTCCTCGTGATGATCGCCCTGCTCGTGCAGTCGCTCACGGAGAGCCGCCTCATCATCGAGGGGAACTGGCTGCTCCTCGTGCTGCTGGCCGTGAAATCGCGCTTCGACTTCCAGCTGCCCTCGCTCGAGGCCGAACCCACGCAGCTGCCCTGGCGGCGCGTGCCCATCACGTCGGAGACCGGCGCCGTCGGGGTGCAGCGATGA
- the deoC gene encoding deoxyribose-phosphate aldolase codes for MDHTFLKPEGRRADVERAVAEAEELGVYSVCVSPSELPLELPAGSALQVTAVCGFPSGKHRSAVKAAEAAFAVAQGADEIDMVIDVGAALDGRIEAVEADIRAVRAAVPAPTVLKVIIESAALDDYTIVAVCGAAEAAGADFVKTSTGFHPAGGATVHAVEVMRRAVGDRLAIKASGGIRSREDAEAMLRAGASRLGLSSSRAVLSGGTGSSGY; via the coding sequence ATCGATCACACCTTCTTGAAGCCCGAGGGGCGGCGGGCGGACGTGGAGCGCGCCGTCGCCGAGGCCGAGGAGCTCGGCGTGTACAGCGTCTGCGTGTCGCCCAGCGAGCTGCCGCTGGAGCTGCCCGCGGGGAGCGCGCTCCAGGTCACGGCCGTGTGCGGGTTTCCGAGCGGCAAGCACCGCTCCGCCGTCAAGGCCGCGGAGGCGGCGTTCGCCGTGGCGCAGGGCGCCGACGAGATCGACATGGTGATCGACGTCGGGGCCGCGCTCGACGGGCGCATCGAGGCGGTCGAGGCCGACATCCGGGCCGTGCGCGCCGCGGTGCCCGCGCCCACCGTGCTGAAGGTGATCATCGAATCGGCCGCGCTCGACGACTACACGATCGTCGCGGTGTGCGGCGCGGCCGAGGCCGCGGGGGCCGACTTCGTGAAGACGTCGACCGGCTTCCACCCCGCGGGAGGAGCCACGGTGCACGCTGTGGAGGTGATGCGGCGGGCCGTGGGGGATCGCCTCGCCATCAAGGCGTCGGGCGGCATCCGCAGCCGCGAGGACGCGGAGGCGATGCTGCGCGCCGGTGCGAGCCGGCTCGGCCTCTCGTCGAGCCGGGCCGTGCTCTCGGGCGGAACGGGTTCGTCCGGGTACTGA